A region of Desulfolithobacter dissulfuricans DNA encodes the following proteins:
- a CDS encoding NAD(P)/FAD-dependent oxidoreductase yields MKSPVVAVIGGGPAGLMAAGQAASCGAAVVLLEKMPTPGRKLCITGKGRCNITNVAELPDFLEHFGAGGRFLHQPFARFFTPALLAFFENLGLPVVVERGGRVFPQSGQARDVLRILQGWVHRAGVRVRTGAPVSRLRIRGQRVIGVVLDNGEKVSCDAVVIATGGASYPGTGSTGDGYRLARDTGHLLVAPRPALVPLETEMDTTPLAGLSLRNVQVRLLVKGKKKRQLFGEMAFTRSGVSGPVILTLSGAAVDGLRAGQQVSLVVDLKPALDEPRLDARLLRDFSARAREPLSSVLRGLLPRELVGICLAQTGLVPEKPAAQVRAKERRRLKSWLKNFRLEISGYRPLKEAIVTAGGVDTREADPRTMQSKRVAGLYFAGEVLDIQGDTGGYNLQAAFSTGWLAGRSAAGTTG; encoded by the coding sequence ATGAAGTCCCCTGTTGTAGCGGTGATCGGCGGTGGTCCGGCCGGGCTCATGGCTGCCGGCCAGGCGGCCTCCTGCGGGGCCGCGGTGGTGCTGCTTGAAAAGATGCCGACTCCCGGCCGCAAACTCTGTATCACCGGCAAGGGGCGCTGCAATATCACAAACGTTGCCGAGCTCCCCGATTTTCTGGAACATTTCGGTGCAGGCGGCCGTTTTCTGCACCAGCCATTCGCCCGCTTTTTCACCCCGGCACTCCTTGCCTTTTTTGAAAACCTGGGGCTGCCGGTGGTGGTGGAGCGCGGTGGCCGGGTCTTTCCGCAAAGCGGGCAGGCCCGGGATGTCCTTCGGATCCTGCAGGGCTGGGTGCATCGGGCCGGGGTCAGGGTTCGGACCGGGGCTCCGGTTTCCCGCCTGCGGATTCGCGGGCAGCGGGTCATCGGTGTGGTCCTGGACAACGGAGAAAAAGTCTCCTGTGATGCGGTGGTGATCGCCACCGGTGGAGCCTCCTACCCGGGTACCGGCTCCACCGGGGATGGCTACCGGCTGGCCCGGGATACCGGTCACCTGCTGGTCGCACCCCGGCCGGCCCTGGTGCCACTGGAGACAGAGATGGATACCACACCCCTGGCCGGACTGTCACTTCGCAATGTCCAGGTCCGGCTGCTGGTCAAGGGGAAAAAGAAGCGCCAGCTTTTTGGCGAGATGGCCTTCACACGGTCGGGCGTTTCGGGTCCGGTGATTCTGACCCTGAGCGGCGCGGCGGTGGACGGGCTCCGGGCGGGGCAGCAGGTCAGTCTGGTGGTGGATCTGAAGCCGGCCCTGGACGAGCCGCGGCTGGATGCCCGACTGCTGAGGGATTTCTCGGCCCGGGCCCGGGAGCCGCTCTCCAGTGTTCTTCGCGGTCTGCTGCCGCGGGAACTGGTTGGAATCTGTCTCGCACAGACCGGGCTTGTCCCGGAAAAACCAGCGGCCCAGGTGCGGGCCAAGGAGCGCCGCCGGCTCAAGAGCTGGCTCAAGAACTTTCGCCTGGAGATCAGTGGCTATCGGCCCCTGAAAGAGGCCATTGTCACGGCCGGCGGAGTGGATACGCGCGAGGCGGATCCCCGGACCATGCAGTCAAAACGGGTGGCCGGGCTCTATTTTGCCGGTGAGGTGCTCGATATCCAGGGCGACACCGGGGGCTATAACCTGCAGGCGGCCTTTTCCACCGGCTGGCTGGCCGGGCGCTCGGCGGCCGGGACAACGGGGTGA
- a CDS encoding YgiQ family radical SAM protein: MFLPTTEKELRQLGWDRPDIILVTGDAYIDSPFIGVALVGKILMAAGYRVAVIAQPEVDSGRDITRLGEPRLFWGVSGGCIDSMVANRTATGKRRHRDDYTPGGANTRRPDRAVIVYANLIRSHFKNTCPIVLGGIEASLRRIAHYDYWSSKVRRSVLFDAKADYLLYGMADRSIVELADVLQSGRDPRAIRGLCYAAARPPEECLVLPSFQETAQSKTGFLRMFELFYQNNDPVTARPLAQQQDSRFLVQNPPAPYLSTEELDQVHALPFERELHPWYRRFGEVRALETIRFAITTHRGCYGECNFCAIAVHQGRTVRWRSQESILAEARDIAAHPRFKGVIQDVGGPTANMYGFECRRKRTKGCCQDKRCLYPEPCPALGIDHRPQVELLRRLRQIPGVRKVVVASGVRYDMILADRKHGREYLRQLVRHHISGQMKVAPEHCVDKVLDCMGKPGTGSLLRFRELFYQLTEKEGLPQFLTYYIIAAHPGCTREDMAALKRFAREKLKLIPRQVQVFTPTPSTWSTLMYWTGKNPFTGTPCFVERTAAGREKQKQVLISALVDRKQAPGDRERAKKPARSGRRGRKGRRGGKTGSNL, encoded by the coding sequence ATGTTTCTGCCGACCACCGAAAAAGAACTTCGCCAGTTGGGCTGGGACCGGCCCGATATTATCCTGGTCACCGGCGATGCCTATATCGACTCGCCCTTTATCGGCGTGGCCCTGGTGGGCAAGATCCTCATGGCGGCCGGATACCGGGTGGCAGTGATCGCCCAGCCCGAGGTGGACTCGGGCCGCGATATAACCAGGTTGGGAGAGCCGAGGTTGTTCTGGGGCGTATCCGGCGGCTGCATCGACTCCATGGTGGCCAACCGTACAGCCACCGGCAAGCGACGACACCGGGATGACTACACCCCGGGCGGTGCCAATACCCGCCGCCCCGACCGGGCCGTCATTGTCTATGCCAACCTGATCCGTTCTCATTTCAAAAATACCTGTCCCATTGTCCTGGGTGGAATTGAGGCCAGCCTGCGCCGGATTGCCCATTACGACTACTGGTCCAGCAAGGTGCGCCGTTCCGTTCTTTTTGACGCAAAGGCGGATTATTTGCTCTACGGTATGGCGGACCGCTCAATAGTGGAACTGGCTGACGTATTGCAAAGCGGCAGGGATCCGCGGGCGATCCGTGGTCTCTGCTATGCTGCCGCCAGGCCGCCGGAGGAGTGCCTGGTTCTGCCATCGTTTCAGGAGACGGCGCAAAGCAAAACAGGCTTCCTCCGAATGTTTGAGCTGTTTTACCAGAACAATGATCCGGTAACCGCCCGGCCCCTGGCCCAGCAGCAGGATTCACGATTCCTGGTCCAGAATCCGCCTGCGCCGTATCTGAGCACCGAGGAACTCGACCAGGTACATGCGCTTCCGTTCGAACGGGAGCTGCATCCCTGGTATCGCCGGTTCGGGGAGGTTCGGGCTCTGGAAACCATCCGTTTTGCCATAACCACCCACCGGGGCTGCTACGGCGAGTGTAATTTCTGCGCCATTGCCGTGCACCAGGGACGAACCGTGCGTTGGCGCAGCCAGGAATCCATCCTGGCCGAGGCCCGGGATATCGCGGCCCATCCGCGGTTCAAGGGGGTCATTCAGGACGTGGGCGGGCCCACGGCCAACATGTATGGCTTTGAATGTCGTCGTAAACGCACAAAAGGATGTTGCCAGGACAAAAGGTGCCTGTATCCGGAGCCGTGCCCGGCGCTCGGTATCGATCACCGGCCCCAGGTCGAGCTTTTGCGCAGGCTCCGCCAAATCCCGGGAGTTCGCAAGGTGGTGGTGGCCTCGGGGGTCCGTTATGACATGATTCTGGCCGACCGGAAGCATGGGCGGGAATATCTGCGCCAGCTGGTCCGGCACCACATCTCCGGGCAGATGAAGGTAGCACCCGAGCATTGCGTGGACAAAGTGCTCGACTGCATGGGCAAGCCGGGCACCGGGAGCCTGCTGCGTTTTCGTGAGCTCTTTTACCAGCTCACCGAAAAAGAGGGGCTGCCGCAGTTTCTCACCTACTACATCATTGCCGCCCATCCCGGCTGCACCCGGGAAGACATGGCGGCCCTCAAACGGTTTGCCCGCGAGAAGCTCAAGCTGATTCCGCGCCAGGTTCAGGTGTTCACGCCCACCCCCTCCACCTGGTCCACCCTGATGTACTGGACCGGGAAAAACCCCTTCACCGGCACGCCCTGTTTTGTCGAACGGACCGCTGCCGGCCGGGAGAAGCAGAAACAGGTGCTGATTTCCGCCCTGGTTGACAGGAAGCAGGCTCCCGGGGACAGGGAGCGAGCAAAAAAACCGGCCCGCTCCGGGAGGCGTGGTCGAAAAGGGCGCCGGGGCGGAAAAACCGGCTCCAACTTGTGA